From the genome of Flavobacterium luteolum, one region includes:
- a CDS encoding SusD/RagB family nutrient-binding outer membrane lipoprotein, whose product MLKKLSYTILFALALSSCSDTLDDINKNPNATETPLAPYLLTGTLKQGADLYWGDANNFNSTLLFAQHWAKIQYTEPDRYDVSNASFTTLWDKGYSTLITDLNTILKFPDAQANSNYKGIALTLRSWTFLLLTDAYGSIPYKEAGQNVTPAYNTQKEVYTGLLEDLKQAQSLLNPANGSVIGDLAYKGDILKWKKLVNSLRLRIALRISDREPALAKQVAIDATSDAAGLISSNTETFQFVYTSSPQQNPASAWFETRDDFRISKTMVDQLYALSDPRLPVFAQLPSDASVGKYVGGANGLSNSDANSQGFAKTSKPGTYFLTSASPAVIASYSETLFNLAEAAARGYISGDAEQYYNNAITASLNQFGVNNATTISTYLNQASVKYDASNYAKSIGTQKWIAFFGQGLDAFTEWRRLDYPVLTAGPATVLDGKIPSRLFYPGTEQSLNGASYQAAVTEQGKDLLTTKLWFDVK is encoded by the coding sequence ATGCTAAAAAAACTATCATATACAATACTGTTTGCATTGGCACTGAGCTCTTGCAGTGATACTTTAGACGATATAAATAAAAACCCAAATGCAACTGAAACTCCGTTAGCGCCTTATTTGCTAACAGGAACCTTAAAACAAGGAGCAGATTTATATTGGGGAGATGCCAATAACTTTAACTCGACTTTGTTATTTGCACAGCATTGGGCAAAAATCCAATATACAGAACCAGATCGATACGATGTTTCGAATGCTTCTTTCACCACATTGTGGGATAAAGGATATTCGACTCTAATTACAGATTTGAACACCATTTTAAAATTTCCAGATGCGCAAGCTAATTCTAATTATAAAGGGATTGCTTTAACGCTTCGTTCATGGACATTTTTATTGCTGACAGATGCTTACGGAAGCATTCCGTACAAAGAAGCGGGGCAAAATGTAACGCCAGCGTACAATACTCAAAAAGAAGTGTACACAGGATTGCTTGAAGATTTAAAACAAGCTCAATCGCTATTAAATCCTGCAAACGGAAGTGTTATTGGAGACTTGGCTTATAAAGGAGATATCTTGAAATGGAAAAAACTGGTTAACTCACTTCGTTTGCGTATTGCTTTGAGAATTTCTGACAGAGAACCTGCTTTGGCCAAACAAGTTGCAATAGATGCTACAAGTGATGCGGCAGGTTTAATAAGCAGTAATACCGAAACATTCCAGTTTGTTTATACCAGTTCGCCACAGCAAAACCCTGCTTCAGCTTGGTTTGAAACGAGAGACGATTTCCGTATTTCGAAAACTATGGTCGACCAATTATACGCATTATCAGATCCGCGTTTGCCAGTTTTTGCGCAATTGCCATCAGACGCAAGCGTAGGTAAATATGTTGGAGGAGCAAACGGATTATCAAATAGTGATGCAAATAGCCAAGGTTTTGCTAAAACATCAAAACCGGGAACTTATTTCCTTACTTCGGCTTCGCCAGCAGTAATTGCTTCTTACTCTGAAACTCTGTTTAATCTTGCAGAAGCTGCTGCACGCGGTTATATTTCTGGAGACGCAGAACAATATTATAATAATGCTATTACAGCTTCTTTAAATCAGTTTGGAGTTAACAATGCGACAACTATTTCAACTTATCTGAATCAGGCAAGTGTAAAATACGATGCTTCAAATTATGCTAAATCAATTGGTACGCAAAAATGGATTGCTTTCTTCGGACAAGGTCTTGATGCTTTTACAGAATGGAGAAGATTGGATTATCCAGTGTTAACAGCTGGTCCAGCTACTGTTTTGGACGGAAAAATTCCTTCGCGTCTTTTCTATCCTGGTACAGAACAGTCACTAAACGGAGCTAGCTATCAAGCAGCTGTTACAGAACAAGGAAAAGATTTATTGACAACCAAATTATGGTTTGATGTGAAATAA
- a CDS encoding alpha/beta hydrolase, with amino-acid sequence MSKSKTIVLIHGNFVNDKTWTEWKKYYEQKGYTVYAPTNPGHDGNPADLRAKVHPDLVKTGFIDIVNNISRLIDTLPEKPLVIGHSMAGMATLKLVELGKAAAGVSIDGAPPKNVFPPFQTLKTVLPAFGFFSSKKYFMGSRDWYDYAFFNTIPAAEKKNAFEKFAVPESYKVSRELVLNSFSNINFKKPYEPILFIGGGSDHIFPPSLTESIASRYKENAGRVDLKIFDGKSHFICGEPGWEGVADYILNWYEKL; translated from the coding sequence ATGTCAAAATCAAAAACAATTGTACTGATACACGGAAATTTTGTCAACGACAAAACTTGGACCGAATGGAAAAAGTACTATGAACAAAAAGGATATACTGTTTATGCCCCTACCAATCCTGGGCACGATGGAAATCCTGCCGACTTAAGAGCAAAAGTTCACCCAGATCTGGTTAAAACTGGATTTATAGATATTGTGAATAATATCAGTAGATTAATAGATACTTTACCCGAAAAACCTTTGGTAATTGGGCATTCAATGGCAGGAATGGCTACGTTAAAATTGGTAGAATTAGGAAAAGCAGCTGCAGGTGTAAGCATTGACGGAGCACCTCCAAAAAATGTTTTTCCGCCATTTCAAACCTTAAAAACTGTATTGCCTGCTTTTGGTTTCTTTTCTTCTAAAAAATATTTTATGGGAAGCCGTGATTGGTACGATTACGCTTTTTTTAATACTATACCTGCAGCAGAAAAGAAGAATGCTTTTGAAAAATTTGCGGTACCCGAAAGTTATAAAGTAAGTCGAGAATTGGTTTTAAATTCTTTCTCTAATATCAATTTCAAAAAACCGTATGAGCCAATTCTGTTTATTGGCGGTGGCAGCGATCATATTTTTCCACCAAGTTTAACAGAGTCAATTGCCAGCAGATATAAAGAAAATGCAGGTCGTGTTGATCTTAAAATATTTGATGGCAAAAGTCATTTTATTTGTGGAGAACCCGGCTGGGAAGGTGTCGCCGATTATATTTTAAATTGGTATGAAAAATTATAA
- a CDS encoding sensor histidine kinase, with the protein MKPLYFFCLLFFITINFEAQNHPATAGYNLKKKRLLIHTCSSYLYNSNQGSIDADSAVVLTCKAYKLPVSLAYDEGYNDGSYLIGNDLIEKGNIEAAKKLYHKSKNVDKIKLALQLGTFYLFKPFTKPDDIKNANLYISEAVKISNQLKIQKWLHQSLMLLGKFYFQINNYPESKKCFSQVVNECRKQNDKAALADALFNQATNQHDLDPEKEKILIEAEALYKTLGFEEKRLATKARICTIYFWHGKINDAKKILYQNIADMRKIGFRQQQFSETTIAYIEGVQFNMKNALYYALKSVESMESTNDYTFADIFYMRLGLIYLNMGHIDDAMKAAEKSIKYGQNAYNSGSWYKSFMTATVALSMKGKNKEAVEYMNSVTSKYPPPNKFDNMLMNYGYANCYWRIKNYGTAEKYFIKAGEAADGLDSPQTYRDICNTYSSIALFYSNRNNLQKTKLYIDKIAAVSKKYSQNYNSEALQMSLYKLDSLNGDFKSALAHHKLYKKMSDSLLDYAKNKQIEELRIQYETENKEQKIKLLDKETDLQQTALKKSKLLNTVSIWSLVLLVLSIVLLYNRYRLKQRTNAELEQKEKEINQKNINLRHLLDEKEWLLKEIHHRVKNNLQTVISLLNSQSAYLENDMALSAIKNSQHRIHSMSLIHQKLYNSENISTINMPNYIKELVEYLKESFSLGQRIRFELKIDPLELDVAQAVPLGLILNESITNSIKYAFPDNRTGMIYVTLQATSENKYLLTIADNGVGFDTNISDKKINSFGLSLIKGLSDDLDATFSMENNNGTILKIEFSKEFPINEKRR; encoded by the coding sequence ATGAAGCCACTGTACTTTTTTTGTTTGCTGTTCTTTATTACAATTAATTTCGAAGCACAAAATCATCCCGCAACAGCTGGTTATAATTTAAAAAAGAAGCGTCTTTTAATACATACCTGTTCCTCCTATTTATACAATTCCAATCAAGGATCAATAGATGCAGACAGTGCTGTGGTTTTAACTTGTAAAGCTTATAAACTGCCTGTCTCTTTAGCTTATGATGAAGGTTATAATGATGGTTCTTATCTAATTGGAAATGATTTAATTGAAAAAGGAAATATAGAAGCTGCCAAGAAGCTTTACCACAAGTCAAAAAACGTCGATAAAATAAAACTGGCTCTGCAATTGGGAACTTTTTACTTATTCAAACCTTTTACAAAACCAGACGACATAAAAAACGCTAATCTTTATATATCTGAAGCAGTTAAAATCAGTAATCAGTTAAAAATTCAAAAATGGCTCCATCAGAGTTTGATGTTATTAGGAAAGTTTTATTTTCAAATTAACAACTATCCGGAAAGCAAAAAATGCTTTTCTCAAGTAGTAAATGAGTGCCGAAAACAAAATGACAAAGCCGCACTGGCAGATGCATTATTTAATCAGGCTACCAATCAGCACGATTTAGATCCCGAAAAAGAAAAAATCTTAATAGAAGCGGAAGCTTTATATAAAACTTTAGGCTTTGAAGAAAAAAGACTTGCAACAAAAGCACGAATATGCACCATTTATTTTTGGCACGGAAAAATAAATGATGCCAAGAAAATCCTTTATCAAAATATTGCCGATATGCGCAAAATCGGTTTTAGGCAGCAGCAATTTAGCGAAACCACAATTGCTTATATCGAAGGCGTGCAGTTTAATATGAAGAATGCGCTGTATTATGCCCTAAAAAGTGTCGAAAGCATGGAATCTACCAATGATTACACCTTTGCCGATATTTTTTATATGCGATTGGGATTAATTTATTTAAATATGGGTCATATTGACGATGCAATGAAGGCTGCTGAAAAAAGCATTAAATACGGACAAAATGCTTATAATAGCGGTAGTTGGTACAAAAGTTTTATGACAGCAACCGTAGCTTTGTCGATGAAAGGGAAAAACAAAGAGGCTGTTGAATACATGAATTCGGTAACGAGCAAATATCCGCCACCCAATAAGTTTGACAATATGCTTATGAATTATGGTTACGCTAATTGCTATTGGCGAATTAAAAATTACGGCACCGCAGAAAAATATTTTATAAAAGCAGGAGAAGCTGCCGATGGCTTAGATTCACCACAAACGTATCGAGATATCTGCAATACCTACTCGTCTATTGCTTTGTTTTACTCAAACCGAAATAACCTGCAGAAAACAAAATTGTATATCGATAAGATTGCGGCTGTTTCAAAAAAGTATAGTCAAAACTACAATTCTGAAGCGCTACAAATGTCTTTATATAAATTAGATTCCTTGAATGGCGATTTTAAATCGGCTTTGGCACATCATAAATTATATAAAAAAATGAGTGATTCTCTTTTGGATTATGCTAAAAACAAACAGATTGAAGAACTTAGGATACAGTATGAAACTGAAAATAAAGAACAGAAAATCAAATTATTAGACAAAGAAACAGATCTACAGCAAACGGCATTAAAAAAATCAAAATTATTAAACACTGTATCGATCTGGAGCTTGGTTTTATTGGTTCTTTCAATTGTGTTATTGTACAATCGCTACCGTTTAAAACAGAGAACCAATGCCGAATTAGAACAGAAAGAAAAAGAAATCAATCAAAAGAATATCAATCTAAGGCATTTGCTCGACGAGAAAGAATGGCTTTTGAAAGAAATTCATCATCGTGTAAAAAACAATCTTCAAACTGTAATCAGTCTTTTGAATTCGCAATCTGCTTATTTGGAGAATGATATGGCATTATCTGCTATTAAAAACAGCCAGCATCGTATTCATTCCATGTCTTTGATTCATCAGAAATTGTACAATTCAGAGAATATTTCGACAATTAATATGCCCAATTATATCAAAGAATTGGTGGAGTATTTAAAAGAATCTTTTTCGCTTGGACAGCGCATTCGTTTTGAACTCAAAATTGATCCACTTGAATTAGACGTTGCACAAGCTGTTCCGCTTGGACTTATTTTAAACGAATCAATTACCAATTCTATAAAATATGCTTTTCCAGACAACAGAACCGGAATGATTTACGTGACATTGCAAGCCACATCTGAAAACAAATATCTCTTGACTATTGCAGATAACGGAGTTGGTTTTGATACGAATATCAGCGATAAAAAAATCAATTCGTTTGGATTAAGTCTGATAAAAGGCTTAAGTGATGACTTGGATGCTACTTTTTCTATGGAAAACAATAACGGAACGATTCTTAAAATTGAGTTTTCAAAAGAATTCCCAATCAATGAAAAAAGAAGATAA
- a CDS encoding sigma 54-interacting response regulator, whose product MKKSADNGFEAATSALKKRILIVEDQFIEAHDLQLILEKANYEVTGIARSVEQALEQIEIEKPDLVFLDIMLKGKRDGIELAHILKEKHIGFIFLSANSSKSILDEAKTTQPYGFIVKPFRDQDVLTTLEIAFYRQQYSLESQLRQQFQLQKLISEIINSDVKKEEALLAFAKAVQTFIPFDYLETGFVTTTHYDNLGIVRRNIDQYQIINLQKLSQITELSEKEINETYKKSKTDKEPIIYSEEALINNFQEAPIKALIAHNFGIKSYLVFPLSIAAIQNYHFTFYSRNLNVYSQEHLRILSSLEPIFSQFVAKIYSKEDLNLSSKKAEIKNAKVVTEEGFEGIIGNSSQMNSVFNYIRKVAPSDTSVLVLGESGTGKEKIAQSIHALSPRKDKPLVIINCGAIPENLAESLLFGHEKGAFTGALDKRIGKFELADGGTIFLDEVGEMSLELQVKLLRVLQEREIERVGGTSSMKIDVRIIAATNKNLEEEVAAGRFRMDLYYRLHVFPIMVPPLKKRKEDIPDLANHFIAVYSDKMGRKAPILSDAALQQIMNYNWPGNIRELEHVMQRAILLTDGNTIKEIELSMSSKMHPEPVSESFSIKTILENERDYILYILKKCNGKISGSGGAAEILDIHPSTLNSKIKKLEIKKGII is encoded by the coding sequence ATGAAAAAGTCTGCCGATAACGGATTTGAAGCTGCAACTTCAGCATTAAAAAAGCGAATTTTAATTGTTGAAGATCAGTTTATTGAGGCACACGATTTACAGCTAATTCTTGAAAAAGCAAACTATGAAGTTACAGGAATTGCACGATCGGTAGAGCAGGCTTTGGAACAGATTGAGATTGAAAAACCAGATTTGGTATTTTTGGATATCATGCTCAAAGGCAAGCGAGATGGTATAGAACTAGCACATATTCTTAAAGAAAAACATATAGGTTTTATATTTCTTTCGGCAAATTCCAGTAAAAGTATTTTAGACGAGGCAAAAACTACCCAACCCTACGGATTTATTGTAAAACCATTTCGAGACCAAGATGTTCTTACGACTCTCGAAATCGCTTTTTATCGTCAGCAATATAGTTTAGAAAGCCAGTTGAGGCAACAGTTTCAGCTTCAGAAATTAATTTCAGAAATTATAAATTCAGATGTAAAGAAAGAAGAGGCTTTGTTGGCTTTTGCAAAAGCGGTTCAGACTTTTATTCCTTTTGATTATTTAGAAACGGGTTTTGTAACGACAACACATTATGATAATCTCGGAATTGTTCGCAGAAATATAGATCAGTATCAGATTATTAACCTGCAGAAACTTTCTCAAATAACAGAATTATCTGAAAAAGAAATAAACGAAACTTATAAAAAGTCAAAAACAGATAAAGAGCCTATAATTTATAGTGAAGAAGCCCTGATAAATAACTTTCAGGAAGCTCCAATAAAGGCTTTGATTGCTCATAATTTTGGGATAAAATCGTATTTGGTTTTTCCGCTTTCAATTGCTGCGATTCAGAATTATCATTTTACTTTTTACAGCCGCAATCTGAATGTTTATTCTCAGGAGCATTTACGAATTTTAAGTTCGCTTGAACCCATTTTTAGTCAATTTGTAGCTAAAATTTATTCGAAAGAAGATTTAAACTTGTCCTCTAAAAAAGCTGAAATCAAAAATGCTAAAGTTGTTACCGAAGAGGGTTTTGAAGGCATTATTGGCAATAGTTCGCAAATGAATTCTGTTTTTAATTATATCCGAAAAGTGGCGCCTTCTGACACTTCGGTTCTCGTTCTTGGCGAAAGCGGGACAGGAAAAGAAAAAATTGCGCAAAGTATTCACGCCTTATCTCCAAGAAAAGATAAGCCATTGGTTATTATTAATTGTGGAGCTATTCCCGAAAATCTTGCTGAATCATTGCTTTTTGGACATGAAAAAGGGGCTTTTACAGGCGCATTGGATAAACGTATCGGTAAATTTGAATTGGCAGACGGAGGAACGATTTTCTTAGACGAAGTAGGAGAGATGTCTCTAGAACTTCAGGTAAAGCTGCTTCGTGTTTTGCAAGAAAGAGAAATTGAACGCGTAGGCGGTACTTCTTCTATGAAAATTGATGTTAGGATTATTGCAGCGACCAATAAAAACCTTGAAGAAGAAGTAGCAGCAGGAAGGTTTAGAATGGATTTGTATTATCGTCTGCACGTTTTCCCGATTATGGTTCCGCCATTAAAAAAGAGAAAAGAAGATATTCCTGATTTAGCCAATCATTTTATTGCGGTTTACAGTGATAAAATGGGCAGAAAAGCACCAATTCTCTCCGATGCGGCTTTGCAGCAGATTATGAATTACAACTGGCCAGGAAATATTAGAGAACTTGAACACGTTATGCAACGAGCAATTTTACTGACTGACGGAAATACAATTAAAGAAATTGAGCTTTCTATGTCATCAAAAATGCATCCTGAACCAGTATCAGAGTCATTTTCTATAAAAACGATATTAGAAAACGAAAGGGACTATATTCTCTATATTCTCAAAAAATGCAACGGAAAAATTTCGGGATCTGGCGGTGCAGCCGAAATTCTTGATATTCATCCGTCGACGTTGAATTCTAAAATTAAAAAGCTGGAAATAAAGAAAGGGATTATTTAG
- a CDS encoding alpha/beta fold hydrolase, producing MMYLSNKKTIMFITGAFVSHTCWKEWIVFFESKGYKTVAPPWPHKNELPAVLRQTHRESKIAQIRLSNLVDYYIEIMDKLPEKPIIIGHSYGGLLTQILIQKELCSAGICINSIPPANVLYFNLPFYKTIWKTSVFFGSKRKTYLMSFKDWQYYFTGEMTFEEQKESYEALLIPESKLIMRDIFTKTGKIDFNKKHNPLLFISGSEDVFTPASLNYSNFKKYKNLHSITCYKEFQNSNHLSIIQENWENIAEFIANWLMKIT from the coding sequence ATGATGTATTTATCTAATAAAAAAACAATTATGTTTATCACTGGAGCTTTTGTAAGCCATACTTGCTGGAAAGAATGGATTGTTTTTTTTGAAAGTAAAGGATATAAAACTGTCGCACCGCCCTGGCCGCACAAAAACGAACTGCCTGCCGTTTTAAGACAAACACATCGCGAGTCAAAAATTGCGCAAATTCGTTTAAGTAATCTAGTGGATTATTATATCGAAATTATGGACAAACTCCCTGAAAAACCTATTATAATAGGTCATTCTTATGGAGGTCTCTTAACTCAAATACTAATTCAGAAAGAGTTATGTTCTGCAGGAATCTGCATTAATTCTATTCCGCCCGCCAATGTGCTTTATTTTAATTTACCTTTTTATAAAACAATCTGGAAAACTTCGGTTTTTTTCGGTTCAAAAAGGAAAACCTATTTAATGTCTTTTAAGGATTGGCAATACTATTTTACTGGTGAAATGACTTTTGAAGAACAAAAAGAAAGCTATGAAGCGCTATTAATTCCAGAATCGAAATTAATTATGCGTGATATTTTTACCAAAACAGGAAAAATAGATTTTAATAAGAAACACAATCCACTTTTGTTTATATCGGGTTCCGAAGATGTTTTTACCCCCGCTTCTTTGAATTATTCCAATTTTAAAAAATACAAAAACCTACATTCCATAACTTGCTACAAAGAATTTCAAAATTCAAATCATCTAAGTATCATTCAGGAAAACTGGGAAAATATCGCTGAATTTATCGCAAATTGGTTAATGAAAATTACTTAA
- a CDS encoding alpha/beta fold hydrolase: MEKIYNTETSFAEIGDRTIAYRSYGKGKAIIFVNRFRGTLDTWDPLFIAELAKKFNVIVFDYSGIGSSTGYLTPDITVVAKDVKDLADFLKLDSVIVLGWSYGGLVAQTATLLYPNLVTHAILVGTNPPGKNEIPIEQAFFDAALKPLNDFDDEIVLFFEPKSESSRLAAKASHDRIHKRIEVEKIPSTMDVFQLYFGGGDTFREDPLNFREQLKKIKTPILIISGDHDISFAVDNWYPIINQMTNAQMIVYSGTGHGPQHQYPELTAQYIINFVEYI; encoded by the coding sequence ATGGAAAAAATTTATAATACAGAAACAAGTTTCGCAGAAATTGGTGACCGTACAATTGCTTATCGTTCTTACGGAAAAGGAAAAGCAATAATTTTTGTAAACCGTTTTAGAGGAACGCTGGATACTTGGGATCCGTTATTTATTGCTGAGTTGGCAAAAAAGTTCAACGTTATTGTATTTGATTATTCTGGAATTGGTTCTTCTACAGGATATCTTACTCCAGATATTACAGTTGTAGCCAAAGATGTTAAAGATCTAGCAGATTTCTTAAAGCTCGATTCGGTTATTGTTTTAGGATGGTCTTATGGAGGATTGGTAGCGCAAACGGCAACTTTACTATATCCTAATTTGGTGACGCATGCTATTTTAGTAGGAACAAATCCGCCAGGGAAAAATGAGATTCCGATCGAACAGGCATTTTTTGATGCTGCATTAAAACCATTAAATGATTTTGACGATGAAATTGTTTTATTTTTTGAACCAAAATCAGAATCTAGCCGATTGGCAGCAAAGGCTTCGCATGATCGAATTCATAAAAGAATTGAAGTAGAAAAAATTCCTTCGACAATGGATGTTTTTCAATTGTATTTTGGTGGTGGAGATACTTTTAGAGAAGATCCACTTAATTTTAGAGAACAGCTTAAAAAGATAAAAACACCAATTTTGATTATTTCTGGAGATCATGATATCAGTTTTGCGGTAGACAATTGGTATCCGATTATCAATCAAATGACAAACGCACAAATGATTGTTTATTCTGGAACAGGACATGGACCTCAGCATCAATATCCTGAATTGACAGCACAGTATATTATCAATTTTGTAGAATACATATAG
- a CDS encoding metal-dependent hydrolase, translating to MKITYYGHSCFSVYANGKHLLFDPFITPNELAKEVDVDAIKADYIFISHAHYDHILDVERIAKNTGAKVLGNFEIYNWLLKNGIENAHPINPGGKFDFDFGTVKCVVAQHPSSFMDGSYGGIACGFVLTTADGNFYYSGDTALTLDMQLIPKFTKLDFAVFPIGDGLTMGIEEAIEASKLVGVNKILGVHYDTFGFIVMDHQKALDAFKGASLQLFLPKINSTINI from the coding sequence ATGAAAATTACTTACTACGGACATTCGTGTTTTTCTGTTTATGCCAACGGAAAACACCTTCTTTTTGATCCTTTTATTACACCAAACGAATTAGCCAAAGAGGTTGATGTTGATGCCATAAAAGCAGATTATATTTTTATTTCTCATGCGCATTATGACCATATTCTAGATGTGGAACGAATTGCTAAAAATACGGGAGCAAAAGTGCTCGGGAATTTCGAAATCTATAATTGGCTATTGAAAAACGGAATCGAAAATGCGCATCCCATAAATCCAGGCGGTAAATTTGATTTTGATTTCGGAACTGTAAAATGTGTCGTAGCACAGCATCCAAGCAGTTTTATGGATGGTTCTTATGGCGGAATTGCCTGTGGTTTTGTGCTTACAACTGCCGATGGCAATTTCTATTACAGCGGTGATACCGCTCTAACCTTAGACATGCAGCTTATTCCTAAGTTTACAAAACTTGACTTTGCTGTTTTTCCTATTGGCGACGGACTCACAATGGGAATCGAAGAAGCTATTGAAGCTTCAAAACTTGTTGGTGTCAATAAAATTTTAGGCGTTCATTATGATACTTTTGGTTTTATTGTAATGGATCATCAAAAAGCTTTAGACGCGTTTAAAGGTGCTTCGCTTCAATTATTTCTCCCTAAAATAAACAGCACGATAAATATATAA
- a CDS encoding TolC family protein produces the protein MHVRLHFLKPIILFCFLFVLKTKAQTTSLEECFSIAKQNNITIKQAKSALKTGEYNLQAEKKGYLPKVDLLSSYSYLSSPLTINLQTVRDGVVEGSSKQSVNTANEIYHEITGGNLSQAAQDRIYNASKTVIGGIYPDYNPSLSKQSYFVAGVGVRQPIFLGNKINSSIDLAQSVANSAGIGVEIAGKEVDFLIAIQYLRILYLNSLIKKQEQIVNALDKNRNYAEELVKNKILPPYQQNWTNVVLIQAQSQYNNIKMEKQNAHLELNKLMGVDLDTTIVISDTLRYAEINLEKPMKDYWLTNPVYRIANNKISYAETAEKISKSMALPNVFAIGNYNLYQKDLPVSIPDWFVGLELQWTLYNGQTNKKTLAAKQLIEEAKLGEENSSLMLQVQSRVAKNKMSSLQNDVMAMDAARKEANTTSSLITKRMNNQLSSPKDVNDALLVETEIEKGYYTAVLGYYLALAEYFNSLGNPSQITQFIK, from the coding sequence ATGCACGTAAGACTACATTTTCTAAAACCTATTATTTTGTTTTGCTTTTTGTTTGTTTTGAAAACAAAAGCTCAGACTACTTCTCTTGAAGAATGTTTTTCTATAGCAAAGCAAAATAATATTACCATCAAACAGGCAAAATCTGCATTAAAAACAGGCGAATATAATCTTCAGGCCGAAAAGAAAGGCTATCTGCCAAAAGTAGATCTCTTATCAAGTTATTCCTATTTAAGCAGTCCGCTAACGATAAACTTGCAAACCGTTAGAGACGGAGTTGTTGAAGGTTCGTCTAAACAAAGTGTCAACACGGCAAACGAAATCTATCATGAAATTACAGGAGGCAATTTATCTCAGGCTGCACAAGATCGTATTTATAATGCTTCAAAAACGGTCATTGGCGGTATTTATCCCGATTACAATCCGAGTTTAAGCAAGCAGTCTTATTTTGTTGCTGGAGTGGGAGTTCGTCAGCCTATTTTTCTTGGAAATAAAATAAATTCAAGCATAGATCTGGCTCAATCAGTTGCAAATTCAGCGGGAATTGGAGTAGAGATTGCGGGCAAAGAAGTCGATTTTTTAATTGCAATTCAGTATTTAAGAATATTGTACCTCAACTCTTTAATTAAAAAACAAGAACAAATTGTAAATGCTTTAGATAAAAATAGAAACTACGCCGAAGAATTGGTCAAAAATAAAATTCTGCCTCCGTACCAACAAAACTGGACCAATGTGGTTTTAATTCAGGCGCAGAGCCAGTACAATAATATCAAGATGGAAAAACAAAATGCCCATCTCGAATTGAATAAACTAATGGGAGTTGACCTTGACACCACAATTGTGATTTCAGATACTTTAAGATATGCGGAAATCAATCTAGAAAAACCTATGAAAGATTATTGGCTTACTAACCCGGTTTACAGAATTGCAAACAACAAAATCTCTTATGCAGAAACTGCAGAAAAAATCAGTAAATCTATGGCTTTACCTAATGTTTTTGCGATAGGTAATTACAATTTGTATCAGAAAGATTTGCCAGTTTCTATTCCCGATTGGTTCGTAGGTTTAGAATTGCAATGGACTTTGTATAACGGGCAGACCAATAAAAAGACTTTAGCAGCCAAACAGCTTATTGAAGAAGCCAAGTTAGGAGAGGAGAATTCCAGTCTAATGCTTCAAGTGCAGTCGAGAGTGGCAAAGAATAAAATGAGTTCGCTGCAAAATGATGTTATGGCTATGGATGCGGCGAGAAAAGAAGCCAATACGACCAGCAGCTTAATTACCAAAAGAATGAACAATCAGCTTTCATCGCCAAAAGACGTTAATGATGCTTTGCTGGTGGAAACAGAAATAGAAAAAGGGTATTATACCGCTGTTTTAGGATACTACTTAGCATTAGCTGAATATTTTAATAGTTTAGGAAATCCAAGTCAAATAACGCAATTTATTAAATAG